One Ictalurus furcatus strain D&B chromosome 22, Billie_1.0, whole genome shotgun sequence genomic window, taccTTGTCAAAACAGTGATGagtatggtcagtgttatagatttaaccatgtactgtgtctgtatatgaactgatctaaagccaaGTCAAGtccagttcctgtctgaggcagggtgacctcccacgccaagtttcAGCTAAAGGTCAaggaggttaaatttggtgttccacaaggttctgttttaggcccagtgctttttactttatatatactacctctaggtcaaattattcgtaaacattatcttccactgttatgctgatgatacacagctgtatgtttcagtgaagccagaggacagacagcagcttaataaagttgaggaatgtataaaggacattagacgttggatgctaactaacttcctgAACAACTTCAAgattactagaaaattacaggctgGTGAGTTTGGAGGTTGGAACTGATCtccaataaaatgttattatcaAATATAGTAACATTTTAGACCACAGTGACAAGCATAAGCTATTGTATGTCAGtcataaacataattattgtaaaatactgttcatatttattatttgttatgcctGAATTACATCTGTTCATAGTTCAAAATGCATGAGTAAAGTAGGCTTTTCCTcagatttctactagccctaACTCTGTAACACAGTGGGATCTCAAACTCAACATTTTTTatgacttatttctgtgaaaatttcaggtttgtatctggtcccccaccagagatattcaacacAAAATTGAGgggaatattttaaaaagtacacttTCTCAGccccataaaaataataataagagaagcCTTAAACCTGAAAAGTTCTgtatgcacactatacttaaaaaaagacagatgcTTGCCAtcataaattgaccctaaaagtggaactgagAGCAATCTTGAGTATTGGACTTAAGTTATAAGTTTAAGGATGAagtgtacatgtatatgtaccttgtaatgtgctctagagatcagtttttgtttcgaggagctaggaccatcctgagccaaTTAAGGTTTAACctaaatttgttgtgtgccataaAAAAAGAtggtcaacaacaacaacaacaacctcatGGTCTTCCAATGACAATGCATttaggtaatcactcaaaaaaaaaggacagttaAAAAGGGTTATGCAACCTGTGTTGGACCAGAACCATATCAACCTGCAGTACTCGCCTGGTactggtcagtacctggatgtgagacctcctggggaacaCTAAGGCTGCCGCTGGAaatggtattagtgaggccagcagggggtgctcaccctgtggtcagTGTGGGGTCTAATGCCTGAGTATAGTGActgggacactatactgtaaaaacagcaccgtcttctggatgagacgttaaatcaaggtcctgactctctgtggtcattaaaaataaagagtaaagAGTAGGGTAGAACCCCTACTAAAGTCCTgttgaaattcccccattggctcttctctatcatggccccctaataatctccatctctgaattggctacatcactctctcttctccactaatagctggtgtttGGTGAGCATTCTGGCacaatatggctgccgtcacaccATCCAGGAATCTCAAactggatgctacacactgctgGTGGTTCATGAGATCCCCCcctacaatgtaaagcactttgagtgtatagaaaagcgctatataaatgtaactgtaacacttGATCTGGAATGACCCAATGCAAAACTGTGACGATGTGCATCATACAAATGTATGATTCACATCCTGTACGAGTGTATTGATTATTCAACTAATGTAGTTGAACTGTTGAACACTAGAGGTCTCAATCTGCACAAACCATAACGTTTATTAGGAAGACTTTactaggaacacctgtacaccagcTCATTTATGTAGTTATTTAGATATGGAAATTTGAGTATGCGACTTGAGTCACACTTAAGTCGCAAAAAagagagacttgacttggacttgaagacagattcatgaaaaacacaagtcattttggtttggcattCCCGATTATGTTCTCTCTTTACTACCCCACAtgacaccatcaaacaccacatttgTTCCTCCTTCAATCTTCCCCATCAGTAAATATCAAAACAATTCAGCTCTAAACACACCAAGCCTGCATTATTATATAGACGTGTGACacatctgaaggtgtgtgttcatcacccattggaaaagtgctgttatataaatgaacaacaaacaataacaatatatcCAAGTCTTACAGTGTGATCATCTTCGTGTCATTTCATTTGATAAGCAATAAATTAATCCAAAGGGACACTGCGGTGTTACACAGTTGTCAGGGGCTTGCTTGCTGTCCATTTTCAACAAGTACAAATGTTTCCATGTCCTTTTCCTGTCGTCCCCAGCaaactacagtaactcaaatagctCAAAATACACAGCACGGTTCTTTCACGTGGTGACGGTCTCTGTGTTCCAAACGGTATGAATCACCAACCCGAAGGGCACTTTGAAGGGAGAGTAATCAAGCTATCAAGTCTATGCACTGACGATGGCATTTTGcactaaatgacaaaaaaagtaatatatttCCTGAATTTTCTATGAATGTTCAGTTTTCTTGTCATTATACAGAGAATTTTAGATCAAATGTAATAGGTTGAAAgtaatcgttttttttttattgtgtataaaaattaaattaatgatttaagtaaaagcttgtgtgctttattagacaattttgaataaatgaacaagacatAGTCTAGAAGTAATCGGTTTTAATATTTCAGAATTGTTTTAGCCTCATACACTGTTAATTACAATAAAGAACTAGAGACTTGACGTGGACTTCAGGGACTTGTGAACATGtctgcagttatccaatcagccaatcatgtggcagggGCACAAAGCATtataatcatgcagatacaagtcaagagcttcagttgatGTTCcgatcaaacatcagaatggggaaaaactGTGActgcagtctctagagtttacacagaatgggaCAAAAATGCTGAGTGTGCAGATAGCTCTGGAACATAAAGACTGACACACATTATAGATTATACGGTGACACAACCATGTTATAACAGTTAAAATgagctcttcagtagctttcaaacgACACCAGTCCCACGCTGCTGCAATTTATGGAGCCAAAATGAGAGACTGCATGAGTCCTACAgggcattttagccgactttggagctctaatTCCTCTGATCATAgtcatttttgatttatttactttaatagacaataaaatgtacatagttttgcattgtttatggtTTAGAAATAGGAGTCTATATAATTTACTGTTTACAGCTAACTtatcaatatttattaattattttcagTCATAAATTTTCTTCATTCaatttttgttcaaaacattcagaGAATCGAATCGTAAATCATGAATATCGTGACTCAAACTGTGACCAGAGTGTATAGTTACCCCTCTGATGCTACATGAGCATGCTATCCCGAGATTGCTATGCCAATTGCTGATATACAACATATGAATAAAcatcacacagttcctttatTTCACCACGCCCCCTTGTCCTCTTAGTTTTCTTACAGAGCTGTACAGGTCCGTAATTCACAGAGTCATGCTCCTGTAATGAGACAGAGGATATCTCagacatgattaaaaaaaatacattacttaaacttctgtattttctttctttgtattttctttctttgtattattattattctgatgaAAGTGAATTCAGGTGTAATTTACTGAGATAGCAGTTAAACCCCATTGTGATAAAAGAGCTCATTAATTATGACCTACAATACAATGCTGTAATGAtgctacaacccctggcaaaaattatggaatcaccacacttagaggatgttcacccagctcatgaaacatacctcaacaaataatattttattatttaagtgagacctcaacagtcaatgcacaggtgtacactgaaattttggacacttttctcattccatcgatagaaaaAAGGTTTGGTGATGAAGTCATTGTTCAGGATGATGATGCATCTCACCACAGAGCGAAGAGCGTTAAAGCTTTTTTTCAGGAAAGGCAGATCAActcaatgacatggccagcaaacagtccggatctcagtccgattgaaaatttatggtggaaatttaaaaaattgctccatgacaaggctccatcctgcaaagctgttCGAGAAAGATGGAACCAGCTTgttggagaatattgtttttcattagtgaagtccatacCTCAGAATTCAGACCGTCATAAAAGccagaggaggagcaacaaagtactaattgtgattttatttgttgatgattccataattttttcctctacttgaattggtaaaaatgtcatatttaattagtttaaggtatgtttcatgaagccagaatgttcagctgttaaacaaaaattgttttgtgtcatatctgtgattcgtttatttgctacaaagtaaaaaaatctCGGTGAACATCCTcgaagtgtggtgattccatcatttttgccaggggttgtactAGAACTATAAATATTATGCAAATGTGCCTTTACTGTATAGAAAAATGTTGTTATTGAATTCCATTTGTTATAGGCCTAATTATACTGTAACCTTAACTAATATTTAACACCAGCACTTGAAATGGAAAACTAAACTGTCATGTTAGTGTGTTACCACTTTTATTACTGTACATTGTTTTTTGGTGCTGTAAATAAGACACTAATGTGACACTGACCCAAACTATTCATTAAATCATTGTTAACAACCAAACTTAGGTTGGAACTAGGAACCCGGCAGCTGTGAGGAGCTAACACTACCCACTGTTGGTAACACCATACCTTCCCATAAACTTgtcaattatttaaacaaatgtaaactttcaaaattcaaaaaacaagtgaaacacACAAGTGAAATAAGCATAAACTCCAGAGAAATTTATTGAAGTAACACACGCTGTACACTGAGAACTTGCAGTAAGTTTGAATTTGTAGCCAAAAAATAGATCGTAGTCTATTTAATTATGTGAATATAGGCATGAGTAAGGAGAACTTAAAGAATGAGATTAACGAAAGTGCTGGTAGTGTGTACTAATGAGTACTAACCCACTTCAACACTTTATTAAATGCAATTAACCAAAGAGTCAACATAGAGATCCTACAATAATTATTTCTAGAGCTCCATTGTTACAGTGAAGAAGAAATACACTGCTAAAATTTCAGGAAAATTGTGAACTGCCAGAAAAAGAAACTGATTAGAGTTAAACTGTGTACATTCAAAGCTTTCTTGTATATACAGTGATGCCCAAAATTAGCAGCACacatatttaatatgaaattaaGCCATAGTTTTAGTgcagaaaaaaatctgattaattCTGTATTAGCTCATAACAAATGAGCATCTTATTTTTACTCAAATGAAATCAGGCTGCCAATAATTCTGTAAACCACTGtatctatttattttgatttatttgtagaTTTACCTGATGTGCCTCAGCATTATcaactgaaacaaaacaaaacaaaaaagttttagattaacttttatttgttcataTATTCATGCTTTAATTTGTGCATTGTTGTAAACATGAacagaattattattgttgttattattatcatcatcatcatcatcaacaacaacaacaacaacaattataaCTAGATTTGACATTTTCGGAAGAAAATGTGAGAGGTGCTTGCCCATGCAAAATTCGACACTGACATGCAGCTGCGCACGCCGGTCAGTAGAGGGAGCTTCATGTGTATACGATTTTCTGATTCTCTGGACATGTCATTCATGTATCTGTCACTGACAGTGTGGGACTTAAAGGGGACACCATTTCCCATTAATGTCTATGGGGCCAATCAATAATGCTATTCTCCTCACAGAGCCGGACGTTTTGATGTATGACATGGCTGCAGTAGTTTGGTGATCAGTTTATGCCTCTTTTGGTCCACTAGATTAATTTTACATTAGTGTGTATTGGGAATTCTGACAGGAAATTCCACGAGGAGTGCATGTGGGATCAATTCCCAAATGGGATTTCCTGATTCTCTGGATCTGTCATTTGGACACGTCGTTCAAACCCTTGTCATACGCAACGTGTACATGCCGGGTCCACTCCCTAAGACGTACGAGAGGATATGTGATACTAGTGTCATATCAGCCGAACGATGTCCGAGCTGTGACACCCATGTTTTATTCCCCATTCATTCTACATGGGCCAAAAacgtgcaattttttttttgtccttggtTTGAACATCGTAAGTCGTatcgcttataaaagtcatagcacacctttcaaatcttctctaatctGTTTTCCTGATTGTTTGACCTCTGTCTGTCCTCGTTGTGGATTTTGCCTTGCCCTTATATTATCTTCAATAAACGTCTCTAAAACATCATTACATGGCAGCCCTCATTCATGTCCGTAACACAAACTGTGCAGGATGAGTTTtgtgcagaataataataataataataataataataataataataataataacaacaacaacaacaacaataagaagaagaagtaacAACAACAGTGATGCTTTGCTTCGCAGGcatcactaataataataagtatgtgAGGTAACAATATTGATAGCACtactaataattattattattagtaaaatGTATTACAATTTATAGCAATTAATTAgaatacttaattaattaattacctttttttaaataagagtaATAATTTACCTCTATGTGTTTTTCTGTTCGTCAGTATGATGAAGATCAGGACACCGAGAAGAATCACGATCACGGCACCAAACACCACATTCAGCATGAAGAACACAGCAGAAGAGTCTGGATCTTAAACAGTAGAAGAACACATTTCTACAGTTAAAGACCACACTGAAGTTTGATTTAAATTTGAgctacacatatatataaaagctgATGTGGCTGCACAAAATAATGGATACATGACAAACCTTGTGCTTTGTCCTGCGAGTTCTTGGGAAGTGTTTCATTTCCACCTTAAATAtggagttatttattttaaaaaaaatattcaacaaaacTTATAATGCAagtaatttgtattatatagGCTACATTTACCTTTGACCTTCAAGTAGCTTGAGTTGCTAAATGAAATTTGGTTCAGTTGCATGGAGCTGCAGTAATACAGTCCTGTATCAGAGACGTTTACTGCAGTGATGGTGAGAGACGTGTTCTTGCCATGAACAGAAATCACCATGCGCTCAGGGTCATCATAGAAATAACAGTTTTGTGGCGAGCCTGAGGTTTTAAAATGCTTGCACCCAACAAGACGTGGTACTGAAGTGGTACTTAATGAAGCAGTATTGAGGTATTGGTAGAACCAGAAGATGTAACCTGCATAAACCATCTCATGCTCGCACCAAATAGTGACATTATCTCCAGGTTCTGCTTCTAAAGCTGAAGAGCACAGAGTCTCAGACAGCAAACCTGCAAcccataaaacacacacttcatctgCTTCATCTGTATTAAACATATCCTGTTTCGccagttaaaaacaacaacaacaaaaaaaacaacttagcTATAAAATTAGATTTTAAACATACAGTGTGAAATGAAAGTTTGAACTTGAACCATGTTCACACTCACACTAACAATATCTCATAGCAGAACGTAAACAAAAACGAGGGGAAATCTGTTCCATATTGAACTTTTTTCTAAATCATTTCACAACTTTGTAGTGTTCAGAGATCAACACTCAGTACTTAGTAATTTAGTATGACGTTTAATTGTGACCTCGGCCATGTAGTGTGTATTCAGATTAAAAAATGTCTTACAATTCTATATAATTGTTCCTATGTTTAGTGAAACAACAAATAAGATGATTTACACTTACCCatcacacagagaaagaaaagcatgCTCGCGGACCAGGCCTTTGATGTTCTGTGTCAGGCGAGAGACAAAGAGGAAATGGCTATCTGGAGAATTAAATGATGGTTTTTCTGTGTGCAGGAGGTGTGAGAGGTGTACAGGCTACAGCAGTTTATTACgttggcttgacaaagccaGCATACTGTTCTGCTTCAtaaccttcttcttcttcttcttcttcttcttcttattattctgaAACCAAAATATCTGAACACTACTCCTCACAGAGCTTTCAAGCGATATACACCAAACTCGGCACAGACTTTCAGCCAGTTCTGACTTGAGTTGCTATGACTTTATAAGTGATCGGAATGACAGAATTCCCATTATGGAATTTCAAAGTAGCCAAAATTCCCACTAACTTGCATTAAAAGATTCTGACTGTTATAACTCCTTGAGCTTTCAAGCTACTTTCACCAAACTCATCCCAGTCCTTCAGACTGATCAGGCAGTCATGACCAGATGATCCCAAAAACTCCCATTCACTTAAATTGATGGAATATTCAGAGCCTGGCTCGGAATGTTCAAGATTTCAAACTTCAACTGTCAAAACCCACACATAGCTGGATGCACACGGTCTGAAGcccctcttctctccctctcactgtgtcaatgtacctgtaacagagactctcacttaatcaatcaatcaatcaatcgatctatctatctatctctacaaGTATTTACACCCTAGCTATCTATATCTAAcactacaagtattggcaccgtagctatctgtttctctttctttcttaaaattgcACATTACCTTCAGATTTCAAACTGATACTTAAACTTTCAATCtggctttgtcaagccaacatcaaagtttgttGTGACGAACTTCACCTATCTACTGTAGTTAGTAACTAAAAGCCTTCCTggtaatattttatttcctgCAACATCAGGACTTGAGTAACTTCAGTGAGCATCTAATTAATTTACCTAACCTATAATAAAGGCTGAATTCATCTGCCAAATTACAAAACTGCAGAATTTGATATACAGAGAACTCAGGTCCTACTCCAGTCTGAACATAGTTCACATGGAGTTTATGAACTGGACTGtaagaaaaaagttttttgacATTCGTTTTCAAGGTGATTGATGTGAATTCTCCTTGTTTAagtgtttaaataaacagacttttCTGTTTGGGTTAAATTATGCTTTATTTCTAAAGTGCTTGTAATTCAAGTATTCTGCTGTCTTTCTCCAGTTAAACACCTACTCTATAACAACCAAGCCTTCATTAAATTGGTTGCAAAATGGTGTAAGGTTTGCACTGCATGTGTTAACAGTTTTTAACTAATGAAACAATGGATGCTGCTgttcagttttgtgtgtttattgcatGAACAAGAATGTGCATTACTCTATGGATGAAGCACAGAGAAGTCAACAGTTAGGAATAATTTAATTACTGTGATCATTCAGTGCTTAATGATGACTTGTTTAtgtgaaaagtaaaataaagagtAAAAACAGGGTTTGTGGTTTTAGTGCATTGACGttgcaaaaagaaaatgaaatgtcacTGGTGGCCAGGTGGTAACGACTGTTGAAGTATTATGTAGAGTCTTTACAAACAGACCCACAATTGCAAAAACACTTTTCAGATTCAGTTTTGTGGTATAAAAAATTTTCCAGGCCAAAACTATATTTTTGGCTATGGGTAATAAAAGGGTGTCTGTCATTCTGATCCAGCACAAGAGTTGCAATACAATGAATTTAGATAAGCGTGCATTTTTGTGGTTGGAAAACATGCTATGCACAGTTTCTCAGAAAAACACAGGTGCTGTGTATGCCATAACCAGTGGCTTGTGGTTTCTGCCCTGGCTGATTTTCAAATGCTTAAGAGAAAAAAGCTCCAAGCCTGCccaaaaaaagttcaaaagcCAATCACTGAGAAACTCAACTAACTGTATTTGGtgcagtttaattttatttggatCCTCCATTTCTTGGTTTATTGTCCAAAAGCAGACTGTAAAGACAAAGTATCAGCATCCTGCCCTCTTCTTTGTAAAATGAAGTGAAACTGACTGCCTGGATTCAATAGCACTTTTATGTGGCTCCATATCGCTCACACCATCAGTTACATGGAAAACAATCTTCTTCAGACCCATACACTTCTGCTAGAGTGAATTACAGCTAATTTGCAAACTAGTCCTAAGTCTTGTATATGGTCCTCACAAGATTGTTCTCAAACTGTTCACTATAGTCTGAAACTAAACTcagcaaaaataataaagaaagctTTTTCagaaaactgtattttaaagatcattttgtaaaaatctaaataagctttacagatctttattgggaagggtttaaacaatgtttttcacacttattcaatgaaccataaacaattattgcacatgcacctgtggaacagtccttaagacactaacagtttacaggtggaaGGCGATTAACGTCAAAGTCACactaagttaggacactaaagagacttttctactgactctgaaaaacaccagaataaaGATGcttagggttcctgctcacctgcatgaacatgctatagacctgctgcagggacgcatgaggactgcagatgtgttcagagaaataaacagcaatgtctgta contains:
- the LOC128599196 gene encoding uncharacterized protein LOC128599196 isoform X2 codes for the protein MLFFLCVMGLLSETLCSSALEAEPGDNVTIWCEHEMVYAGYIFWFYQYLNTASLSTTSVPRLVGCKHFKTSGSPQNCYFYDDPERMVISVHGKNTSLTITAVNVSDTGLYYCSSMQLNQISFSNSSYLKVKGGNETLPKNSQDKAQDPDSSAVFFMLNVVFGAVIVILLGVLIFIILTNRKTHRGA
- the LOC128599196 gene encoding uncharacterized protein LOC128599196 isoform X1; translation: MLFFLCVMGLLSETLCSSALEAEPGDNVTIWCEHEMVYAGYIFWFYQYLNTASLSTTSVPRLVGCKHFKTSGSPQNCYFYDDPERMVISVHGKNTSLTITAVNVSDTGLYYCSSMQLNQISFSNSSYLKVKGGNETLPKNSQDKAQDPDSSAVFFMLNVVFGAVIVILLGVLIFIILTNRKTHRVDNAEAHQEHDSVNYGPVQLCKKTKRTRGRGEIKELCDVYSYVVYQQLA